The sequence CTGTAGTGGTTGGCTTGGTGTTTAGCGTGCCGGCAGTTCAGGCGGCTGAGGAAGCCAAGAAGGAAGCTGCTCCTGCGGCTGAAAAGAAAGAAGCAGCCCCTGCACCAGCTGCCGAAAAGAAGGAAGCAGCTCCTGCACCAGCAGCTGAAAAGAAAGAAGCTGCTCCTGCCCCTGCGGCTGAAAAGAAGGAAGCCGCCCCAGCAGCTGAAAAGAAAGAGGCAGCTCCTGCTGAAGCTAAGCTTGCTTCAATGAAGGGTAAAGTAGAGGCAGGAGGAGAGGCTATTCTTCTTAAGACAGAAGATGGTAAGGAATTTAAGCTCGAAGGAGAAGGCCTGAAGGATTACGTCGGTAAGCAGGTTCAGGTAACTGGTACGCTTGATGAAGCTACCAAGACCTTGAAAGTAAAGGAAATTAAACCTGCTCAGTAAATCAGGGATTATTTAGGGCTTAATATAACAAATCGAAAAGGCGGGGAGATTTAATCCTCGCCTTTTTTGTGTGCGCCCGGCATGGACGTGCTCCTGGAGGTGAGAGTCCTCCCGTGAGTTGATCACAGCGAGCGAAGGTAAGCGCAACTGCACGAGGGTGACCGAGTGTGGGGAGGAAGCGTGGAGCGAAACTGCGAGCCGATGGACAATAACCGGACCCCTCCCCAACCCTCCCCGTCAACGGGGAGGGGGTGCGGAGCAGGGCGAGCAGGCTAGAATCCGTGAGGCTCTCGTGATCAAGGCGAAGTAGCGTAAATTCGGCGGTTGTGCAGTAAAGGAGTGCGTTCTTACCAGGAGATCTCGCCTTACGCCTGAAAGAATGACGGTGGCGGATCAGTTTCTTATGAAAAGTTTTCGATGTCATTATAGAGCACAAATTTTGCCAATATTTTAGCTACAGACTCAGTTTTATAGTCCGCATCTTTGATACTAACCAGACCCTCGATAAGACATATTTTCCTAAGCATAATAAGTCATTACATTCATAGACAGTGTTCGGAATTTTATTCGATATTTTTTCTGAGTAGTCTTATGTAACAATTTTTTATCTAATAACCTCAGTAATGCACAAAAATGTGCATTTTCACAAGGACATAAAATAAAAACTTACAAAAATGATCAGTAAAACCATTTTGGTTATTATAAAAGCATAGGCCGATTATGGATTGGTATATCTTTTGAATCCTTATTTGAGTGAGCAGTTTATCAGAAGGTTTCATATAAGTCAGATAGTGATATAGCAAAGGATAACAGGTAGATATGTTTTATGCTGGCTTATAGCTTTTATCTTTTGTGTTTATGGGTAAAGAGAAGCCTTAATGAAAGTTCGATGCTTATAGGAGGAATTGCCCATGTTTCGTACCAGGTTTAGTATAGTGAGATACTTTAAAAATCTTATTGTTTTTCTGAATATGAAAAAGATTATGAAAAAATCTATCGAGCTTGTTGATCTTGCTCTTTTAATCAACAAAGAATCGGAAGTGCTGAACGATGGCACTGAGGAACTTGCTAGTGAAGTAAGCAAAGTATCAATAGAAATGGATCTACTTAGTGAAACGGTAAAGAAAATATCATATTTTGCGAAAGAAAATGTGGAAAGAGTTGGAATCGTTTATGAGAATATCGATCACACGAAGAAAAGTCTTGATAATACAGAAAAAAGCATGCTTTCTGTTAAAGAAGCTGTGAATGAACTCATCGCAGCTACAAATGAAATTTCAAAAGCAATCAATATAATATCATCTCTTACAACAACTATAAAAGGAATTGCAGATAAGACAAAACTGTTATCCCTTAATGCAACAATTGAAGCTGCTCGGGCAGGACAGCACGGAGCATGTTTTGCTGTAGTAGCACAGGAAATAGGCGCGCTCGCTCAGGCAACAATGGAAACCACTAAAGATGTAAATTTAAAGACAAAGATAATTTTTGATCTAATTGAAAAAATAAAAGGTAGCACCCTGAATATAAATAATCATGTTCAAAACACTTATAAACTCGTATGTCTGAATAAAGAGAAGATAAAAAATGTTGACAAGCCGATCAAGGAACTTGCCCTTAGTGCAGAGAGTCTAAATGGAATATCTTCTGATCTTGAAAATACCGTCAATACCTTAGATCACACGATGGCCACGCTTTCTGAGTTTGTAAATGTAACAGCATCATCGTCTTCAACCTTGAAAGAATATGCTGAAATACTTCGTTCGCTATCAGATGAACAAATTTTAGCAGTAGGGAAGGCAAGAATTGATATTCATGATTACGCAAAAGAATTGATCGAAAGAGTTTCTTCTTCATGGGAACTAAGGTCGATGCACAAGGCTACAATAGAGAATTATCTGAGAAGACTGATAAAGCAGTATGATATATTTGAACTCTTATATGTAACCGATGAGAGTGGTGTTCAGATTATTGATAATATTAGCAGAGAAGATTTTAGAGCAGCTTACGGTTCTACAGGCTATGGCAAAGACTGGTCCGATAGAGTCTGGTTTAGAAAGGCAAAAGACACTCTCTCAACATATGTGTCTGATATTTATATATCAGCGGCAACAAATTCTTATTGTTTTACCGTTTCTTGTCCAATTCTTGATGATGAAGGAAAAATGATTGGTGTGCTCGGAGCTGATCTGGAACTGGGGAGAATCATAAATGAATAGAGAATCGTTTATTAACAAATCAAGACTTGAAAATATCATAAATATAGCCAAGAAATGTGGTATCGAAATATTTTTTTAGCCAGTCGTTGATCTAAACAGAGGAGATATTATAGGATATGAAGCTCTCTCTAGAGGGATAAGCTACGAAGGAGAGTTAATCCCACCTATTGAGCTTTTTTCAATTGCAGCTAATCAAAATGTAGTAATCGAACTTGATAGAATCTGTAGGTATAGAGCAATAGAAGAATTTTCTTCTAGAGAACTTATGAAAAACTCATGTCTTTTTCTTAATATAAACTCTTCAGTATTAGAAGAAAATATAGTAGGTTCCAAATGGATTTATAAGGTTTGCAGTAGCTTCGGTATAGAGACTTCAAGAGTTATAATAGAATTTTCCGAGAATAAATTCGCAAATATTAGAGCAGCCCTGGAAATAATGGAATCTCTGAAGAACGACGGCTTTAAGATTGCTATTGATGATTTTGGAAGTGCTTACAGCAATCTTAAAAGGTTAGTGAGTATTGATCCGGATTTTATAAAGATTGATAGAGATTTAATAAATAGCATATCACAAGACAGTAAAAGACAGCTTATAGTAGAAACCATCTGTGGATTGTCTTATAAGTTAAATATACTTTGCATTGCAGAAGGGGTCGAAGATATCAATGATGTAACTTTTTGCTATAAAGCGGGGATAAATTTGTTCCAAGGATACTTCTTTGCTATCCCCTTGATGAATCCATCAATAGAAGAAACAAAAGGCAAAATTCAATCACTCAAGAAAAAGCTAGAAAGACCATGTGCACAGCTAAGTAATGCAAACGGCAGGGTTGGTTCTATTATTTCGAAGACTTTCAGAGTTGAAGAAAGGAATTTCCATATAAGTAAAAATAAGGGCTTGTAACAAAGGAAAGTCATGGTCCTGGTTTATAAGGCCATTTGTATCAAAAAACTATGGAGGTGTTGTTATGAGAAATTTTAGATACTTACTAGCAGTAATGATTTTGATCTTTTCAGCTTCTTCCGTTTTGTCAGAGGAAACAAAACAGGAAGACAAAGTAACGGGTAGCGTTTCTATGAGTGTTTACAATAGATACATTTTCAGAGGTTATGAGCTTAGCTCCGATAGCTTTGTAGTTCAACCTTCGGTAACTGTTTCTTACAAGGGGTTTTCTGTTAACTACTGGGGCAACATTGATAGTGATGAGCACAGAACACAATCCTTTATTCCAGACAGAGAAGGTAAAAAAAGCTTTAACGAATCTGACTTCACTATTAGCTATACCTTAGCAATTGACAAACTATCCTTAACTGCTGGTTACATCTACTACAACACAAAGTATGCTGATGAAACAGAAGAATTATTCTTAAGTGCAAGCTATGATATTATTACAAAACCAACGCTTACAATTTACCGTGACATCTCAACTTATCCAGGCACATATGTGAACCTTGCTTTTTCTCATTCATTTCCAATTTACAGAGATATCACTTTTGATCTTTTAACATCATTTGGTTACTTTAAAGGTGATGATTCATACTGGAGAACTTACGACCGTTCAACCGAAGCCTACACGGGAGAAAAATACAATGCTCTTCACGATGGAAAAATTCAGGCTGGATTTAGTATTCCACTTATAAAAAATTTAACAGTTCAGCCTGTAATTCAATACTGGTTTCCACTTTCGGGCAAATCAAAAAGAACGGTGGATGGAAATTCCTACAATCCTAATGGACATCTTGATGATACGTGGGTAACAGGTATAACTATTACCTTCAGTTTCTAGAGGCTGTTATCTTATTGCACTGAATGCATAAGATCGTTCGAGATCGGGAATCCAGATTTGTATGGGCGAGCGGCTGCTCGTTCATACATTTTCCCTGCGATGAGTCATCTATTGAGTGATGGTGTTCTAAAAAATGGTCATGGTTGCAGCCTTAACACTCATAGGAACTAGCATGCCGTGCCTTTACCCGTTAAGATGAAGGGGAATTTTGGATCTTTCTCGGATTTTTCTTGACCGATAATCAGTTGATGGGTATAAATAAACGCTCGTTGGTAAATCTATATTAAACAGGGGGTAGAGGGATGGTGAGAAGTCCTTGTTTGGATTGTGAGCGAGCAAACGAGGATAAGAACAAATGCCTTAACGACTGTGAAAAGCTAAAACAGTATCAAGAATACATTCTTAAGCTTGGTATTTACGCTACCATGTGAAGATAGAAATGGCTCTGATCTGATGTGGTGCAAGGCGGCAAAGAGCCGCCTTTTTTGTGGAAAGGAGATGGGACTATGTATGCAGTAATAGAGACTGGAGGAAAACAGATTAAGGTCGAACCGGGCATTGTTGTTAGAGTAGAAAAGCTTCCAGTGGCTCCGGGAGAAGAAATTACTTTTGACAAGGTGCTTCTTGTTAGAGAAGATTCATCGGTTTTG is a genomic window of Thermodesulforhabdaceae bacterium containing:
- a CDS encoding DUF5818 domain-containing protein, giving the protein MKKGLMVVLSVVMAVVVGLVFSVPAVQAAEEAKKEAAPAAEKKEAAPAPAAEKKEAAPAPAAEKKEAAPAPAAEKKEAAPAAEKKEAAPAEAKLASMKGKVEAGGEAILLKTEDGKEFKLEGEGLKDYVGKQVQVTGTLDEATKTLKVKEIKPAQ
- a CDS encoding methyl-accepting chemotaxis protein, which translates into the protein MFRTRFSIVRYFKNLIVFLNMKKIMKKSIELVDLALLINKESEVLNDGTEELASEVSKVSIEMDLLSETVKKISYFAKENVERVGIVYENIDHTKKSLDNTEKSMLSVKEAVNELIAATNEISKAINIISSLTTTIKGIADKTKLLSLNATIEAARAGQHGACFAVVAQEIGALAQATMETTKDVNLKTKIIFDLIEKIKGSTLNINNHVQNTYKLVCLNKEKIKNVDKPIKELALSAESLNGISSDLENTVNTLDHTMATLSEFVNVTASSSSTLKEYAEILRSLSDEQILAVGKARIDIHDYAKELIERVSSSWELRSMHKATIENYLRRLIKQYDIFELLYVTDESGVQIIDNISREDFRAAYGSTGYGKDWSDRVWFRKAKDTLSTYVSDIYISAATNSYCFTVSCPILDDEGKMIGVLGADLELGRIINE